The Austwickia sp. genome includes a region encoding these proteins:
- the mscL gene encoding large conductance mechanosensitive channel protein MscL, whose amino-acid sequence MLKGFKEFILRGNVIDLAIAVVIGAAFQKVVDTMVTAIVTPLVNAAGGANSQGLGFFVKSGQENTFVNFSAIINALIVFLLTAAVVYFIFVVPMNKLAERRKLGKEPEPLSDEAALLAEIRDELRAQRR is encoded by the coding sequence ATGCTCAAGGGTTTCAAGGAGTTCATTCTCCGCGGCAACGTCATCGACCTGGCCATCGCGGTCGTCATCGGCGCTGCCTTCCAGAAGGTCGTCGACACGATGGTCACGGCCATCGTGACTCCGCTGGTCAACGCGGCCGGCGGCGCCAACTCCCAGGGCCTCGGCTTCTTCGTGAAGTCCGGCCAGGAGAACACCTTCGTCAACTTCTCGGCGATCATCAACGCGCTGATCGTGTTCCTGCTGACGGCCGCCGTCGTGTACTTCATCTTCGTCGTCCCGATGAACAAGCTGGCCGAGCGCCGCAAGCTGGGCAAGGAGCCGGAGCCGCTGTCCGACGAGGCCGCGCTGCTGGCCGAGATCCGCGACGAACTGCGCGCCCAGCGCCGCTGA
- a CDS encoding FmdB family transcriptional regulator, with product MPTYAYACTDCDHHFEVRQSFTEDALTDCPQCDGRLRKLFNAVGVVFKGSGFYRTDSRSSSSSTIGSGKSSNSSSGDSSGGSSSSATGSAGSDTSSGGGAASGGSSSGSATTSGSAAASA from the coding sequence ATGCCCACGTACGCCTACGCCTGCACCGACTGCGACCACCACTTCGAGGTGCGGCAGTCGTTCACCGAGGACGCCCTGACCGACTGCCCCCAGTGCGACGGGCGCCTGCGCAAGCTCTTCAACGCGGTCGGCGTCGTGTTCAAGGGGTCGGGCTTCTACCGGACCGATTCCCGCAGCTCCAGCTCGTCCACCATCGGGTCGGGGAAGTCGTCGAACTCCTCCTCCGGCGACTCGAGCGGTGGATCGTCATCCAGCGCCACCGGCTCAGCCGGGTCCGATACGTCCTCCGGCGGGGGCGCCGCGTCCGGCGGCTCCTCCTCTGGTTCGGCCACGACGTCAGGGTCGGCCGCGGCGTCGGCCTGA
- a CDS encoding potassium/proton antiporter — protein sequence MESLTVWDLGVWLLWSSIVLVVAVAAVRLATRTGLPSLLSYLLIGVAIGEEGLGFQFSSMSLTRVLGYLALALILAEGGLTTNWADIKPSALPAALLATVGVAVSIGIVAVAAHLLFHQPWSVALLLGAILASTDAAAVFSVLRSVPLPHRLTGILEAESGFNDAPVVLIVVALADHLAEAAGTAYSLGEIAALLGSIALELLGGALIGLAVGWVGGRAMRILVSGHAGLFPIGVLAWVMLSYGVASVLHTSGFIAVYLAGLVIGNQRLPHRTASRGFAQAMGWLAQIGLFVMLGLLVSPSKLLPQLLPAVGLGLVLLLIARPASVVASCAWFSYSWRDQLFLSWAGLRGAVPIVLATVPFIEGVQGVDWLLNLVFVLVVVFTVVQGPTLPWVAARLGVTDPERAVALEVETVALEGIGAELLEVRIGQHSRLHGIELFELRLPQGSHVSLIVRERRAFVPTPTTPLRRGDQLLIVATPGTRQDAERQLHKIDEGGRLAGWGPAKGKWGPPRRPGPPTGHGRHV from the coding sequence CTGGAGTCCCTGACCGTGTGGGACCTCGGGGTGTGGCTGTTGTGGTCGTCCATCGTCCTCGTGGTCGCCGTCGCCGCCGTTCGCCTGGCCACGCGGACCGGGCTGCCGTCGCTGCTCAGCTACCTGCTGATCGGCGTCGCGATCGGCGAGGAGGGCCTGGGGTTTCAGTTCAGCTCGATGTCGCTGACCCGCGTGCTGGGCTATCTCGCGCTCGCGCTGATCCTCGCCGAGGGCGGCCTCACCACCAACTGGGCCGACATCAAGCCGTCCGCGCTGCCGGCCGCGCTGCTGGCCACCGTGGGGGTCGCGGTCTCCATCGGCATCGTGGCCGTGGCCGCGCACCTGCTGTTCCACCAGCCGTGGTCCGTCGCCCTCCTCCTCGGGGCCATCCTGGCCTCGACCGACGCCGCGGCCGTGTTCTCGGTGCTGCGCTCCGTCCCCCTCCCGCATCGCCTCACCGGCATCCTGGAGGCCGAGTCCGGTTTCAACGACGCCCCCGTCGTCCTCATCGTGGTCGCCCTCGCCGACCACCTGGCGGAGGCCGCCGGCACGGCGTACTCCCTCGGCGAGATCGCCGCGCTCCTCGGCAGCATCGCCCTGGAGCTGCTCGGGGGCGCCCTCATCGGGTTGGCGGTGGGCTGGGTCGGGGGACGCGCGATGCGCATCCTCGTCTCGGGGCACGCGGGGCTGTTCCCGATCGGGGTGCTCGCGTGGGTGATGCTCTCGTACGGCGTCGCCTCCGTCCTGCACACCTCGGGGTTCATCGCCGTCTACCTGGCCGGATTGGTTATCGGCAATCAGCGGCTCCCGCACCGCACCGCAAGTCGCGGCTTCGCCCAGGCGATGGGCTGGCTGGCCCAGATCGGCCTGTTCGTCATGCTGGGTCTGCTGGTCAGCCCGAGCAAGCTGCTTCCCCAGCTGCTCCCCGCGGTTGGGCTGGGGCTCGTCCTGCTGCTGATCGCCCGGCCCGCGTCGGTGGTGGCCTCATGCGCCTGGTTCTCGTACTCCTGGCGCGACCAGCTGTTCCTGTCGTGGGCGGGGCTGCGCGGCGCCGTACCGATCGTGCTCGCCACCGTGCCCTTCATCGAGGGCGTCCAGGGCGTCGATTGGCTGCTGAACCTGGTCTTCGTGCTGGTCGTGGTCTTCACGGTGGTGCAAGGCCCAACCCTGCCCTGGGTGGCGGCGCGGCTGGGGGTGACCGATCCCGAACGTGCCGTGGCCCTCGAGGTGGAGACGGTCGCCCTGGAGGGCATCGGCGCCGAGTTGCTGGAGGTCCGCATCGGCCAGCACTCCAGGCTGCACGGCATCGAGCTCTTCGAGCTGCGCCTGCCGCAGGGCTCCCACGTGAGCCTGATCGTGCGGGAGCGTCGGGCGTTCGTCCCCACCCCGACGACCCCGTTGCGGCGGGGCGACCAGCTGCTGATCGTGGCGACGCCGGGGACCCGCCAGGACGCGGAGCGGCAGCTGCACAAGATCGACGAGGGCGGCCGCCTGGCCGGATGGGGGCCGGCGAAGGGCAAGTGGGGGCCCCCGCGCCGGCCCGGACCGCCGACCGGGCACGGCCGACACGTCTGA
- a CDS encoding molybdopterin molybdotransferase MoeA: MISVEQHLERILATVTRLPASRMGLLDAQGAVLAEDVVARVDLPGFDNSAMDGYAVRACDVAAAGPATPVELDVVGDIAAGELREITLPPGRAYRIMTGAPVPAGADGIVPVEDTDGGADVVAISAPAQPGRHIRRRAEDVREGDVVVRSGTRLGPRQIAVVAAAGHGAVDVIPAPRVVVVSTGDELVEPGRVPGHGQVVDSNSLMLVAALRELGAVPYRVAGVRDDVDGLLETLRHQLLRADAIVTTGGVSMGAFDVVKEGLSRLGTVAFDQVAMQPGKPQGFGVLGAKNVPVFTLPGNPVSALVSFEAFVAPALRVMAGRPAREENSVRAVVTDGWTSPGGKVQYARVHLARTPSRHTIRLAGAQGSHVLGGLSDANGLAVVPADVTRVAAGDILTCLPLGPVDAVRDDLTEGS; this comes from the coding sequence GTGATCAGCGTCGAACAACACCTGGAACGTATTCTCGCCACCGTGACGCGGCTTCCCGCGTCCCGGATGGGCCTGCTCGACGCGCAGGGCGCCGTGCTCGCGGAGGACGTCGTCGCCCGCGTCGACCTGCCGGGTTTCGACAACTCGGCGATGGACGGGTACGCCGTACGGGCGTGCGACGTCGCCGCCGCCGGCCCCGCCACGCCCGTCGAGCTGGACGTGGTCGGCGACATCGCGGCCGGTGAGCTGCGCGAGATCACGCTGCCGCCGGGCCGGGCGTACCGCATCATGACCGGCGCCCCGGTGCCCGCCGGCGCGGACGGCATCGTCCCGGTCGAGGACACCGACGGCGGCGCCGACGTCGTGGCGATCAGCGCGCCCGCGCAGCCGGGCCGGCACATCCGCCGCCGCGCCGAGGACGTGCGCGAAGGCGATGTCGTCGTGCGCAGCGGCACCCGGCTGGGCCCCCGCCAGATCGCGGTGGTGGCGGCGGCGGGACACGGGGCCGTCGACGTGATCCCGGCGCCGCGGGTCGTGGTCGTCAGCACCGGCGACGAACTCGTCGAGCCGGGGCGCGTGCCGGGTCACGGCCAGGTCGTGGACAGCAACTCGCTCATGCTCGTGGCGGCGCTGCGGGAGCTGGGGGCCGTGCCGTACCGGGTCGCGGGGGTGCGGGACGACGTCGACGGGCTCCTGGAGACCCTGCGCCACCAGCTCCTGCGGGCGGACGCCATCGTCACGACCGGTGGGGTCTCGATGGGGGCCTTCGACGTGGTCAAGGAGGGATTGTCGCGGCTCGGGACGGTCGCCTTCGACCAGGTCGCGATGCAGCCGGGCAAGCCGCAGGGGTTCGGCGTCCTCGGCGCGAAGAACGTCCCGGTGTTCACGCTGCCCGGCAACCCGGTCAGCGCCCTGGTCTCGTTCGAGGCGTTCGTGGCCCCGGCCCTGCGGGTCATGGCGGGGCGTCCGGCGCGCGAGGAGAACAGCGTCCGCGCGGTGGTCACCGACGGCTGGACGAGTCCCGGCGGGAAGGTGCAGTACGCGCGGGTCCATCTCGCCCGTACGCCGTCGCGGCACACCATCCGGCTCGCCGGCGCCCAGGGCAGCCACGTCCTCGGCGGCCTGTCCGACGCGAACGGCCTGGCCGTCGTGCCCGCCGACGTGACCCGCGTCGCCGCGGGGGACATCCTGACCTGCCTGCCGCTGGGCCCGGTGGACGCCGTGCGGGACGACCTGACGGAGGGGTCGTGA
- the moaC gene encoding cyclic pyranopterin monophosphate synthase MoaC yields the protein MPAAGPGGRRAGRPDGGVVTGPDARSATPGGLTHVRADGTAHMVDVSAKAVTARTASAAGRVLLSPVAIAALREGTVPKGDALAVARIAGLQAAKKCPDLVPLAHPIAVHGVTVDLSVADDGVDIGATCRTADRTGIEMEALTCVAVAALALVDMVKAVDKHARITDIRVVAKAGGRSGDWAES from the coding sequence CTGCCTGCCGCTGGGCCCGGTGGACGCCGTGCGGGACGACCTGACGGAGGGGTCGTGACGGGGCCCGATGCGAGGTCGGCCACGCCCGGCGGGCTGACCCACGTCCGGGCCGACGGGACCGCGCACATGGTGGACGTGTCGGCCAAGGCCGTGACGGCGCGGACGGCGAGCGCCGCGGGTCGGGTGCTGCTGTCGCCGGTCGCGATCGCGGCGCTGCGCGAGGGGACCGTGCCCAAGGGCGACGCGCTCGCGGTGGCCCGGATTGCGGGCCTGCAGGCGGCGAAGAAGTGCCCCGACCTCGTGCCGTTGGCGCACCCGATCGCCGTCCACGGCGTCACGGTGGACCTGAGCGTGGCGGACGACGGGGTGGACATCGGGGCGACGTGTCGCACCGCCGATCGGACCGGCATCGAGATGGAGGCCTTGACCTGCGTGGCCGTGGCCGCGCTCGCGCTGGTCGACATGGTCAAGGCCGTCGACAAGCACGCCCGGATCACGGATATTCGGGTCGTCGCCAAGGCGGGCGGCCGATCCGGGGATTGGGCCGAATCGTGA
- a CDS encoding MogA/MoaB family molybdenum cofactor biosynthesis protein translates to MIVASNRAAAGVYADRSGPVAVEQLRAWGMDCPDPVVVPDGEPVASALREAIDAGVDLVLTSGGTGLTPTDRTPEVTEPLLDRQIPGLAEAVRRVGLDGGVASAVLSRGLAGVARRTLVVNLPGSTGGVRDGLRALEPVLGHALDQIRGGDHR, encoded by the coding sequence GTGATCGTCGCGTCGAACCGGGCCGCCGCGGGCGTGTACGCCGATCGCAGCGGACCCGTCGCCGTCGAGCAGCTCCGGGCCTGGGGCATGGACTGCCCCGACCCCGTGGTCGTCCCCGACGGCGAACCCGTGGCCAGCGCCCTGCGCGAGGCCATCGACGCCGGGGTCGACCTGGTGCTGACCAGCGGGGGGACGGGGCTGACGCCGACGGACCGTACGCCGGAGGTGACCGAGCCGCTCCTCGATCGGCAGATTCCCGGACTGGCCGAGGCGGTCCGTCGGGTGGGGCTGGACGGTGGCGTGGCGAGCGCCGTGCTGTCCCGAGGGTTGGCCGGCGTCGCTCGGCGTACGCTCGTCGTCAACCTGCCGGGCTCCACCGGCGGCGTCCGCGACGGGCTGCGCGCCCTGGAACCCGTGCTGGGCCACGCGCTGGACCAGATCCGCGGAGGGGATCACCGATGA
- a CDS encoding GNAT family N-acetyltransferase — protein MTDLWPSLVRVRRPAGRPDVVLRALRGRDRAEWEGLRAANVDWLRPWEATSPQADGRLRFGQLVRHYDREGRAGRAQPFAIETDGAIVGQMHLTQIVWGSSRSGQAGYWVSRDAAGQGIGPTALAALVDHAFIALGLHRVAAYVQHENLASLKVLGKLGFRDEGMRQRVLYVDGAWRDHRSFALTVEDLAGESLVHRWNSQDARAR, from the coding sequence GTGACCGACCTGTGGCCCAGCCTGGTGCGGGTCCGCCGCCCGGCCGGTCGGCCCGACGTCGTGTTGCGGGCGCTGCGCGGCCGGGACCGCGCCGAGTGGGAGGGACTGCGCGCGGCCAACGTCGACTGGCTGCGGCCGTGGGAGGCGACCAGCCCGCAGGCGGACGGGCGGCTTCGGTTCGGCCAGCTCGTGCGGCACTACGACCGCGAGGGCCGGGCGGGGCGCGCGCAGCCGTTCGCCATCGAGACCGACGGGGCGATCGTGGGCCAGATGCACCTGACGCAGATCGTGTGGGGGTCCTCCCGCAGCGGGCAGGCCGGCTACTGGGTATCCCGCGACGCCGCTGGTCAGGGGATCGGGCCCACCGCGCTGGCCGCCTTGGTGGATCACGCCTTCATCGCGTTGGGGTTGCACCGGGTGGCGGCGTACGTCCAGCACGAGAACCTCGCCAGCCTGAAAGTGCTGGGCAAGCTCGGGTTCCGGGACGAAGGGATGCGCCAGCGCGTGCTGTACGTCGACGGCGCGTGGCGGGACCACCGCTCGTTCGCCCTCACGGTCGAGGACCTCGCCGGGGAGTCGTTGGTGCATCGCTGGAACTCCCAGGACGCGCGCGCCCGGTGA
- a CDS encoding TetR/AcrR family transcriptional regulator: MVEMRRGPGRPAYDSKQKLVAAACALLAERGFEATSPQMFQQRSGVGHGSMYHHFPGKGKEGLALDAISHMRASTIAFLDGSPTPDGSEVDEVRASIVAALDRLFARKEGQALVRLLADAVAGALPSLATATQDWCDDIRAVIVVRLRADEPGADLDIADAAAQFLAPEFDALAEELFAAAVGRGLLHLPKFALPEAAEEQ, encoded by the coding sequence ATGGTGGAGATGCGGCGTGGGCCGGGTCGTCCGGCGTATGACTCGAAGCAGAAGCTCGTCGCGGCGGCGTGCGCGCTACTGGCAGAACGAGGGTTCGAGGCGACGAGCCCGCAGATGTTCCAGCAACGCTCCGGGGTGGGTCACGGGAGCATGTATCACCACTTCCCCGGCAAGGGGAAGGAGGGACTTGCGCTGGACGCGATCAGTCACATGCGAGCGAGCACGATCGCGTTCCTCGACGGGAGCCCCACGCCCGATGGCTCCGAGGTTGACGAAGTACGGGCCAGCATCGTGGCAGCGCTGGATCGACTGTTCGCTCGCAAGGAAGGACAAGCCCTAGTCAGGCTCCTCGCCGACGCGGTCGCCGGGGCTCTCCCGTCGCTGGCAACCGCGACCCAGGACTGGTGTGACGACATCCGTGCCGTGATCGTCGTGCGACTGCGCGCTGACGAGCCAGGCGCCGACCTCGACATCGCGGACGCGGCAGCACAATTCCTCGCGCCGGAGTTCGACGCTCTCGCGGAAGAGCTGTTCGCAGCGGCTGTTGGGCGGGGCCTGCTCCATCTGCCAAAATTCGCCCTGCCCGAGGCGGCCGAAGAGCAGTAG
- a CDS encoding restriction endonuclease subunit S, with translation MTWERATLGDVCLKVVKRDPVSTGRARIRYIDIGGIDGTFHRLGDVPEIDSVGAPSRCRQIVAAGDTVFSTVRPYLEKIAYVDGWLGGEFASTGFSVLRPGPRLEPKFLYYFTISQEMFDQVLPYQKGVSYPAVLDREVRSVSMPVPPLEEQRRIVAILEDHLSRLDAADSSIRDATLRSRTLVASSSGQAVREALSESPLESIGAHAELVQYGTSAKCHDQPGSDDIPVLRMGNIRDARIDWNNLKYLAQEHSDLPKLLLQRGDLLFNRTNSAELVGKSAVVEEDARASFASYLIRVRLRPSVDPHWANIVINSPQGRAYVASCVSQQVGQANVNGQKLKAFPLPVPPRPRQQQFVGQHRELVEAAEHAVRGASIALGRSAALRRSLFATAFSGRLTGSSSAMSVVEGRIET, from the coding sequence GTGACGTGGGAGAGGGCGACGCTCGGTGACGTCTGCCTCAAAGTGGTGAAGCGCGACCCGGTATCGACTGGTAGAGCGCGTATCAGATACATCGATATCGGAGGCATCGATGGGACATTCCATCGCCTCGGTGACGTTCCGGAGATTGACTCCGTCGGTGCACCGAGCAGATGCCGCCAAATCGTGGCTGCTGGGGACACTGTTTTCTCGACGGTTCGCCCTTACTTGGAGAAGATTGCGTACGTCGACGGATGGCTCGGCGGAGAGTTTGCTTCTACCGGTTTCTCAGTGCTGCGACCTGGGCCTCGGCTTGAGCCCAAATTCTTGTACTACTTCACGATCTCGCAAGAGATGTTCGACCAGGTGCTTCCGTACCAGAAGGGTGTGAGCTACCCCGCCGTACTTGATCGTGAGGTGCGCTCGGTCTCGATGCCGGTGCCACCGCTGGAGGAGCAGCGCCGGATCGTCGCGATCCTCGAAGACCACCTCTCCCGCCTCGACGCCGCCGATTCTTCGATACGGGATGCCACTCTTCGAAGCAGAACACTCGTCGCCTCGTCGAGCGGACAAGCGGTTCGTGAGGCACTTTCCGAAAGCCCACTTGAGAGCATCGGCGCTCACGCGGAGTTGGTTCAGTACGGCACGTCGGCCAAGTGCCATGACCAACCCGGCAGCGATGACATTCCCGTTCTACGCATGGGGAACATCCGAGATGCGCGGATCGACTGGAACAACCTCAAGTACCTGGCACAGGAGCACTCGGACCTTCCGAAGCTTTTGCTACAGAGAGGCGATTTGCTCTTCAACCGCACGAACAGTGCCGAACTCGTGGGTAAGTCGGCGGTTGTTGAGGAGGACGCGCGAGCGTCCTTCGCATCGTACCTGATCCGCGTTCGCCTCCGCCCGAGTGTCGATCCGCACTGGGCGAACATCGTCATCAATAGCCCGCAGGGTCGCGCTTACGTAGCCTCATGCGTGAGTCAGCAAGTTGGGCAGGCAAATGTGAACGGGCAGAAGCTGAAGGCGTTTCCACTGCCAGTTCCACCCCGGCCGCGCCAGCAGCAGTTTGTGGGGCAGCATCGAGAGCTGGTCGAGGCAGCGGAGCATGCGGTACGTGGTGCCTCCATCGCGCTCGGACGCTCCGCCGCCCTCCGCCGATCCCTCTTCGCGACGGCGTTCTCGGGTCGTCTCACGGGCTCCTCGTCTGCGATGTCAGTGGTCGAGGGGAGGATCGAGACATGA
- a CDS encoding ATP-binding protein, translating into MTTRSTASAPPLPAELEELLRRLRLPHIRRHAPEVVATAKAQRWEPAEVLKALFAEEVAGRERSALVTRRASAGFPTGKTFDAWQPEASSIPVPTQQALRTLEWVHRRENLVVCGPSGTGKTFLLEALGQQAVEAGLKVAWFTLEDLGVLLRRHRADDTVTKAIARVLRADLVIVDDIGLLPVAADAAEGLYRLVDAAYEKRSVAISSNLHPSGFDELMPKTLATATVDRLLHHAHVCQTSGDSVRLTQALAGQGVSPLN; encoded by the coding sequence ATGACGACGAGAAGCACGGCGTCAGCACCGCCGCTGCCAGCCGAACTGGAGGAGCTGTTGCGCCGGTTGCGGCTGCCGCACATCCGTCGTCACGCACCCGAGGTCGTCGCAACCGCGAAAGCCCAACGCTGGGAGCCCGCCGAGGTGTTGAAGGCGCTGTTCGCCGAGGAGGTCGCCGGCCGGGAGCGTTCCGCACTTGTCACCCGGCGAGCGTCGGCGGGCTTCCCCACCGGGAAGACCTTCGACGCGTGGCAGCCCGAGGCATCCTCGATCCCAGTCCCGACCCAGCAGGCGCTCCGCACCCTGGAATGGGTCCACCGCCGCGAGAACCTCGTGGTCTGCGGCCCGTCGGGCACCGGGAAGACGTTCCTGCTGGAGGCCCTTGGCCAGCAAGCCGTCGAGGCCGGGTTGAAGGTCGCCTGGTTCACCCTGGAAGACCTCGGCGTCCTACTCCGAAGGCACCGTGCGGACGACACTGTCACCAAGGCCATCGCCCGGGTCCTGCGCGCCGACCTGGTCATCGTCGATGACATCGGCCTGCTGCCGGTCGCCGCGGACGCCGCCGAGGGGCTCTACAGACTCGTCGACGCCGCCTATGAGAAGCGGTCAGTCGCGATCAGCTCGAACCTCCACCCCTCTGGGTTCGACGAGCTGATGCCCAAGACGCTGGCCACCGCCACGGTGGACCGACTGCTCCACCACGCCCACGTCTGCCAGACCAGCGGCGACAGCGTCCGGCTCACCCAAGCACTCGCCGGTCAAGGGGTGAGCCCGTTGAACTGA
- a CDS encoding IS21 family transposase has translation MKSAEEIMEMLDAYDLTGSLRDAGELAGCSHHTVKRYVDRRAGGGELPAAAVRPMLIDEYLPKVEEWVERSVGKVRADVAHEKLLALGYGGSERTTRRAVAKVKKSYRAGHVRVHRPWVTEPGMWLQYDYGDGPVVDGVKTVLFVAWLAWSRFRVVLPIRDKTMPSVFAALDVTFRRLGGVPTYVLTDNEKTVTVEHIAGIPVRNPQLVAFAEHYSMVVHTCVPADPASKGGTESSVKISKADLVPKDTNLREGYASFAELEAACVEFCEKVNTRAHRVTRRPPIEMLAEERVRLHPVPMTPHTVAFGTTRVVPGNTPMVMFESGQYSVPHALLGATVWVRAHGVGEDEWVVIVHVGQDGPLEVARHRRATPGTPKIDDEHFPAQPSGPLDRQPRAKNPAESDFLDLGEGARLWLIEAAAAGTPRMRVKMAEALSLAKLFDPVEVDWALGHAAVHGRFAEADLSSILDHHARAPKAGEHRASEDSSLTQGTSAWARLGEQVGQHDGRDGNEVAR, from the coding sequence TTGAAGTCTGCCGAGGAGATCATGGAAATGTTGGATGCCTACGACCTAACAGGTTCGTTGCGCGATGCCGGCGAGCTGGCTGGCTGCTCCCACCACACGGTGAAGCGGTACGTGGATCGCCGTGCTGGCGGCGGGGAGTTGCCGGCGGCGGCGGTGCGGCCGATGTTGATCGATGAGTATCTGCCCAAGGTCGAGGAGTGGGTCGAGCGGTCGGTCGGGAAGGTCCGTGCCGATGTGGCGCACGAGAAGCTGCTCGCCCTGGGCTACGGAGGGTCGGAGCGCACCACCCGCCGTGCGGTCGCGAAGGTCAAGAAGTCCTACCGGGCCGGACACGTGCGGGTGCACCGTCCCTGGGTGACTGAGCCGGGGATGTGGTTGCAGTACGACTACGGCGATGGCCCCGTCGTCGACGGCGTCAAGACCGTGCTGTTCGTCGCCTGGCTGGCTTGGTCGCGGTTCCGGGTCGTGTTGCCGATCCGCGACAAGACGATGCCCTCGGTGTTCGCTGCCCTGGACGTGACGTTCCGGCGGCTGGGTGGGGTGCCGACCTATGTGTTGACCGACAACGAGAAGACCGTCACGGTCGAGCACATCGCCGGAATTCCGGTGCGGAATCCGCAGCTGGTGGCGTTCGCCGAGCACTACTCGATGGTCGTGCACACCTGCGTCCCGGCCGATCCGGCGTCCAAGGGCGGCACCGAGTCGTCGGTGAAGATCAGCAAGGCCGACCTGGTCCCCAAGGACACCAACCTGCGCGAGGGGTACGCCTCGTTCGCCGAGCTCGAGGCGGCGTGCGTGGAGTTCTGCGAGAAGGTCAACACCCGAGCGCACCGGGTCACTCGTCGGCCACCGATCGAGATGCTCGCCGAGGAACGGGTCCGGCTGCACCCGGTCCCGATGACCCCGCACACGGTCGCGTTCGGCACCACGCGGGTGGTGCCGGGCAACACACCGATGGTGATGTTCGAGTCCGGCCAGTACTCGGTCCCGCATGCCCTGCTGGGTGCGACGGTGTGGGTCCGTGCCCATGGTGTCGGCGAGGACGAGTGGGTCGTCATCGTCCACGTCGGCCAGGACGGTCCCCTCGAAGTCGCCCGCCACCGCCGGGCCACACCCGGCACCCCGAAGATCGATGACGAGCACTTCCCAGCCCAGCCGTCCGGGCCACTGGACCGCCAGCCCCGTGCGAAGAACCCGGCCGAGTCCGACTTCCTCGACCTGGGCGAGGGCGCGAGGTTGTGGCTGATCGAGGCCGCCGCCGCAGGCACACCACGGATGCGCGTCAAGATGGCCGAAGCCCTCAGCTTGGCCAAGCTGTTCGACCCCGTCGAGGTCGACTGGGCACTGGGCCACGCCGCCGTGCACGGCCGGTTCGCCGAAGCAGACCTGTCCTCGATCCTGGACCACCACGCCCGAGCACCGAAAGCCGGTGAGCACCGGGCCAGCGAGGACTCCTCGCTGACCCAGGGCACCAGCGCATGGGCACGGCTCGGTGAACAGGTCGGCCAGCACGACGGCCGCGACGGGAACGAGGTGGCCCGATGA
- a CDS encoding Abi family protein: protein MGLDRVFAAQWLGSVGYYRLSGYWYPYRVLKGSQRGDSFEAGTSFADVVALYEFDRKLRTLVHDGVERVEVMLRTRLNETIGEYGALAYLDRAHFRPTFDHAAWLTTVQRRIARSRRRNDAVRHHYEHYGGQLPIWVLSEVLDFADVSRLYEGLPATARVQWEIAEQLGVQIDLGGLSRSHADRAKKNHPLVRWFEQLAIVRNTSAHHARLWNRSFAPVGTAAMRTIPELASLPEGQSERLYGALSVMGLLLEAASPGTTWRGKVRDLVETSFTQIHGRRVEEMGFPEFWSDDPFWSRRPQ, encoded by the coding sequence ATGGGGCTCGACCGCGTGTTCGCAGCGCAGTGGCTTGGGAGCGTCGGCTACTACCGGCTGAGCGGCTACTGGTATCCATACCGCGTCCTGAAAGGTAGCCAGCGCGGCGACTCGTTCGAGGCCGGTACGTCCTTTGCTGATGTGGTTGCCCTGTATGAGTTTGACCGGAAGCTCCGCACGCTCGTCCATGACGGCGTAGAGCGGGTTGAGGTGATGCTACGCACGCGGCTCAACGAGACCATCGGTGAGTATGGCGCTTTGGCCTACCTCGACCGAGCGCACTTTCGCCCCACGTTCGATCACGCAGCCTGGTTGACCACCGTACAGAGGCGCATCGCCCGTTCGCGCCGCCGCAACGATGCCGTGCGACATCACTATGAGCACTACGGTGGGCAGTTGCCGATCTGGGTACTGTCGGAGGTGCTCGACTTCGCGGACGTATCCCGCCTCTATGAGGGATTGCCTGCGACTGCGAGAGTGCAATGGGAGATTGCGGAACAACTCGGTGTGCAGATCGATCTTGGCGGATTGAGCAGGAGTCACGCCGACCGGGCCAAAAAGAACCATCCCCTCGTTCGATGGTTCGAGCAGCTAGCAATCGTACGCAACACGAGTGCTCATCATGCGCGACTCTGGAACCGATCCTTCGCTCCGGTAGGAACTGCGGCGATGCGGACGATTCCAGAACTTGCCTCGCTCCCCGAGGGACAGAGCGAGCGACTCTACGGCGCTCTGTCTGTGATGGGCCTTCTACTCGAAGCAGCTTCGCCGGGCACGACGTGGCGCGGCAAGGTCCGCGACCTTGTCGAAACATCGTTCACTCAGATTCATGGTCGTCGTGTCGAGGAGATGGGCTTTCCAGAATTTTGGAGTGACGATCCATTCTGGTCGAGGAGGCCGCAATGA